The genomic interval TCTGAAGGTGAGATTGGCTGTGTTGTTCCTTTGCACAAAGAATTAGCAATTGGCACTTTGCGTGGTATTTTAAAACAGGTAAAACTAACTGTAGAAGAATTTATGGAAGATTTATAATTTTGCCCACAACTTCGGCTAACATGGCACAAAAGACTGACGTCCAAAACCTTTTGGCTTCTTTTGTGCCAAGAACGTTATATGAAATTCCGAACCCCGCTTTTAAAAGCGAAAAAATATTTAAACCCAAATTGCGAAGGGTATTCCTCAAAAATAAAAAATTTGTCCCTTTATATGCTCAAAGACACCTTATCCTTTGATAAAAAATTGCCATCAGTAATAAACTGAACATATTTACAGCCTTTCCTTCCATAAAAATCATCCAATTTCCTTTTAACAAAACAGTCTACTCCCTTAAAAGGTTTGAGCCTCTCAACTCTCCTGCTGTCAAATACTGGCTAATTGTTCCCTCATCTTTAAGTGCCTGTCTTTGTAAATGTAATCCTCTGCAAGCTTTAATATCCTTTGCCTGCCCCTCTTTATAAGCTTACCAGCTATGTTGATAAACATCTTCCTTATACTCCTTATGCTCATACGCAGTGTCCCCATATCCATTACCTCTGCCTGAAATAACGATACAAGATTGTATGCTATCATCTTAAGCTGGAGTGCTGCATAATTAGCATAAAACTCATCTGTCGGTATCTTGTCTATCCCAAATCCGTATTTTGCCTCCTTTATCCGATTCTCTACTGTCCCCCTGTTGTTGTAAAATCCATATATATCTTCCTCTGCCCAATTCAGATTCGTTACAAACGCTGCATAGTTATAGTTGAGTTCATCAAAAAAACTCCCCTGTGTCCCGCCATCATCTTGCCACCTTATGATTACTACACGCCTGCCTTTGCTCCATCTGCCTGCCTTATATGTGATTGATGCAACCTCTATATCTCGTGAACTGTTCCCAACCTTCCTCCACCTCTTTATCCCAAATATGTTGAGCTTTAATGGATTAAAACACCTTACCTTCCCCACATATCCCCAGCCAAGTTCCTCCGCCTCCTTATAGTTTTCTTCTGAATCAAATCCTTCATCAAACCTCGCCAGTACCTTGCCCCTCCTCTTGAGTTTTTTGTATCTCTTTACTATTTGCCCCATCTTCTTATCTATCCCCCTCATAAATTCAACACTCCCCGCCGAGGTATGAACATCACTACTCCTTATAAGCCTCATGCCAAATGCCTTCAACCCCTCTATATCGCCTTCGTCTTTGAACCTCTTTAAATCCTTGTTTAGTGTCGTATAATCAGGAAGTTTTTTCACCCCCAGTTTCTCTTTTATTAGATTCTCCTCTTCAAGTGCCTCAAAATGTTTCGTCCTCTCCATCCCTAAGATGTAACCGTCTATGAGACACCTCAATATAAAGGAAAATTCATATGTGCACCAATCCGCCTTCTTTATCCCTACGCATTTACCCAGTATTGCCTCTAATCTCTTTGCCTTTATAAAATCAGCTATAAGATTGTACCCGCCATATACTGTGGTATTCTTCAGATTGAATTCCTCTTGTATATTTCTTGTTGCATCAGGCCTTCTTTTGTGATATATTGTATCCATATTCACTTTTTTGGTGCTCCTTTCTGTGGTAAGATTTTATATTGCGTAATTTTCTATGCCTCAGAAGGAGCACTTTTTTCAAGGGTTCTTATGCAATTGTTTACTGTTTTGCAACATATCAAAAATTAACCCTTCGCAATTTGGATTTAAAAATCTTCCTTCTATTGATAGCGGCGCAATGATAAAAGCCGAAATATTTAAACGCTACTATACACATGGAGAGATTGATACGACTATTTTTTTAAGGATAAAATATGAATGAAAAAAGCAGATTAAACCTTTATGCAGGTGTGGATTGTGGAAACATGTTCTGGGAGTAACATCATATCAGGAGGGCTAAGTTATGTTAGAAAGAAAGATTGTAGTTCCGGATCACTATAAGGTCTTAGCGCAAGAGTTAAAGCCTCTTATAGGGGAAATACAAAATGCATTTGTAAATAGACCGGTGCCGGAGGGGTTGCCGATACAGGATATAGCTCTTTGCAGCGCTATGTGGATAAATCCTTTAGAGGGAATATTTAAGAATATAACATCGGATTTAAACAAGCTTGGACAACTGATGATGCCCGGCAAGGAGGCTGTAAGTTCATTAGATATAAAGATTTATATCAAATCGATTAGGCAATCTATAGACAAGGTAATTGATATTTTTCACAATATATGGAAAAGACCTTTTCCTGTAGAATACGCTGACGGGCAGCCGCTATTTTCTGCAGTGCCTGAAATGATTATTAGGAAGTGTTTGACATTGTTTGAACAGATTGTTGACATCGTGGAAAATCATCATGATGTAATGAAAAAATACGGTTCTTCTACTGTTAGTCTGAATGTAACTTTTGGAGACGAGGAGATTAATCGCCTTGATAGATGGATGAATACTAAAGCTGCTGCTAATTATGAAATGGTAAGAAAAGATATGCGAAATAGCATCTGGACGCTGGCAGCTGTCTTTTTGCTTGGCTACTTGATTGGTGATGATTAAGAAAAACAGCTTGTGTTATAATTACAAGTTTTTCAGATCTGGGAGGAACATCTTGAAACTCAACGAATTGACTATCTCTGAATTAAGAAGGCTTCTTGACAACAGGGAAGTAAAACCTCAGGAAGTCCTTAACGATGTTTATGGACGCATAGATGCAGTAGAAGATAAGGTAAAGTCATATATCACAATTACAAGGGATTCTGCCTATGAAATGGCAAAGGACGCAGAACAGTCAATTATTGACAATAAGACATCCCTTCTGACAGGAATACCTGTTGCAGTAAAAGACAATATGTGCACAAAAGGAATATTGACCACATGTGCATCAAAGATTCTATATAATTTTATCCCTCCATATGAAAGCACTGTTACAGAAAGATTAAAAGAACAAGGATACATACTTACAGGAAAGACAAACCTTGATGAGTTTGCAATGGGCTCTTCTACAGAAAACTCAGGTTTTCATGCAACAAGAAATCCATGGGATTTAGATCGTGTGCCGGGTGGAAGCAGCGGGGGGTCAGCGGCGGCTGTTGCGGCTGATGAGTGCATCGCTGCATTAGGCTCAGATACCGGAGGCTCAATAAGGCAGCCTGCTGCACTCTGTGGGGTAGTTGGTTTAAAGCCAACTTATGGCAGGGTCTCACGATATGGACTTGTTGCATTTGCATCATCTTTGGATCAGATAGGTCCGATTACAAAAAATATTACCGATGCTGCAATAATGCTTAATGCAATAGCTGGGCATGATCCTAATGACTCGACATCTGCACCAATAGATGTCCCTGACTTTGTAAAGGTGCTTGGTCAAGAAATAAAAGGATTGAAGATTGGCATTCCAAAGGAATACTTTATAGATGGAATGGATAGAGATGTAGAAGAGTCTGTGCATTCAGCAATAAAAAAGCTCGAATCACTGGGAGCAATTCCTGTTGAGGTCTCGATGCCTCATACATCTTATGCAGTTGCCGTATATTATATACTTGCTACATCAGAGGCATCGTCAAACCTTGCAAGATATGATGGAGTGAAATATGGATTCAGGGCAGATGCAAAGGACCTTCTTGAAATGTATATGAATACGAGGGCACATGGGTTTGGCTCTGAAGTGAAGAGAAGGATTATGTTAGGCACATATGCCTTGTCTGCTGGATATTATGATGCTTATTACAAAAAAGGGCAGCAAGTGAGGACATTAATAAAACAAGATTTTGATAATGCATTTAAAAAAGTAGATGCACTTGTAACACCAACATCACCGACTCCAGCATTTAAGATTGGTGAGAAGGCAACAGACCCACTTCAGATGTATTTGTCAGACATCTTTACAATATCTGTCAATCTCGCTGGCGTGCCAGCTATTTCGATACCATGCGGTTTCACACAGGACAACCTCCCCATCGGACTTCAGATTATAGGTAAATATTTTGATGAAGGCTCAATATTAAAGATTGCTTATGCTTATGAGCAGAGCACAGAGTGGCATTTAAGGAGACCTAATTTGTAGGCAATGCAAGGGCTTATCCAGAAATTAAGACACTTTGCTAAAGAAAGGGATTGGGATAAGTTTCACTCTCCGAAGAATCTTGCTATGTCGCTTAGCGTTGAGGTCTCTGAGATTGTTGAGTTGTTTCAGTGGATGTCAGAGGAGGAAAGCTATAACTTAAATCCTGAGAAGCTCCAGCGCCTTAAGGAAGAGATTGGTGATGTGATGATTTATCTCGCAAAATTAGCAGATAAATTCGGTATTGACCCCATTGATGCAGCAAAGGAGAAGATTAAGATAAATGAAAAGAAATATCCTGTTAGCAAGGTGAAGGGAAAAGCAAAAAAGTATAATGAGTATTAAGAACGAGAAATCGAGAAATTGTAGATTGGAGTTTGGATATTGGACTCAAAAAATATTTTTTTCCCTATTCCCTATTTCCTATTTTCCATTCCCAATTTCCTGCCTTATTCTTGTTAAGGGTGTTAAGAGATTCGGTGGCAGTGAGATTTAGATATGCTAAGAGCCTACTTAAAACAACTATTTGAAACAGCTTCACAAGGTGATGCAAGGGAGGAGAGTTTCTATCCATGCCTGACTGACCTTTTAAGGGCATAT from Dissulfurispira thermophila carries:
- a CDS encoding type II toxin-antitoxin system HicA family toxin, translated to MPKLRRISGEEAIRRLEKLDFQRVRQRGSHVVLKKQTSEGEIGCVVPLHKELAIGTLRGILKQVKLTVEEFMEDL
- a CDS encoding transposase — encoded protein: MDTIYHKRRPDATRNIQEEFNLKNTTVYGGYNLIADFIKAKRLEAILGKCVGIKKADWCTYEFSFILRCLIDGYILGMERTKHFEALEEENLIKEKLGVKKLPDYTTLNKDLKRFKDEGDIEGLKAFGMRLIRSSDVHTSAGSVEFMRGIDKKMGQIVKRYKKLKRRGKVLARFDEGFDSEENYKEAEELGWGYVGKVRCFNPLKLNIFGIKRWRKVGNSSRDIEVASITYKAGRWSKGRRVVIIRWQDDGGTQGSFFDELNYNYAAFVTNLNWAEEDIYGFYNNRGTVENRIKEAKYGFGIDKIPTDEFYANYAALQLKMIAYNLVSLFQAEVMDMGTLRMSIRSIRKMFINIAGKLIKRGRQRILKLAEDYIYKDRHLKMREQLASI
- the gatA gene encoding Asp-tRNA(Asn)/Glu-tRNA(Gln) amidotransferase subunit GatA, yielding MKLNELTISELRRLLDNREVKPQEVLNDVYGRIDAVEDKVKSYITITRDSAYEMAKDAEQSIIDNKTSLLTGIPVAVKDNMCTKGILTTCASKILYNFIPPYESTVTERLKEQGYILTGKTNLDEFAMGSSTENSGFHATRNPWDLDRVPGGSSGGSAAAVAADECIAALGSDTGGSIRQPAALCGVVGLKPTYGRVSRYGLVAFASSLDQIGPITKNITDAAIMLNAIAGHDPNDSTSAPIDVPDFVKVLGQEIKGLKIGIPKEYFIDGMDRDVEESVHSAIKKLESLGAIPVEVSMPHTSYAVAVYYILATSEASSNLARYDGVKYGFRADAKDLLEMYMNTRAHGFGSEVKRRIMLGTYALSAGYYDAYYKKGQQVRTLIKQDFDNAFKKVDALVTPTSPTPAFKIGEKATDPLQMYLSDIFTISVNLAGVPAISIPCGFTQDNLPIGLQIIGKYFDEGSILKIAYAYEQSTEWHLRRPNL
- a CDS encoding nucleotide pyrophosphohydrolase — encoded protein: MQGLIQKLRHFAKERDWDKFHSPKNLAMSLSVEVSEIVELFQWMSEEESYNLNPEKLQRLKEEIGDVMIYLAKLADKFGIDPIDAAKEKIKINEKKYPVSKVKGKAKKYNEY